In one window of Comamonas testosteroni DNA:
- a CDS encoding urate hydroxylase PuuD, with product MESYILDWAGLLLRWLHVITAIAWVGSSFYFVFLDSSLTPPVDDDLKKQGVNGELWAVHGGGFYHPVKFNVSPPKMPDHLHWFYWESYTTWLSGFALLTVSYLWNANIYLVTPGDPNAMSTGAAVASALGFLVVFWLLYDFICRTFGQKKNGDATVGAMVLVLVCIAAYLACHIFPGQAAFLLMGAMIATSMSANVFFWIIPGQRKVVASLKAGEPVDPRHGQRAKQRSVHNTYFTLPVLFAMLSNHYGWLYSHKMNWLVLIGMMFAGAAIRQFFVMRHGYKLGRNSHPWPYAAVGVAALLAVFVWLKPAPVAATAPVAAAPAAPAAGQAATPAAPAAEVATPAVEGASPAAAPAAAGGEGFAKVNAIFQQHCVVCHGTAIQQKAVRLDSPDAVKSHAQQIYQQVVQLKKMPFGNPAALSDDERNLIKTWYESGAAVN from the coding sequence ATGGAAAGCTACATTCTCGACTGGGCCGGCCTGCTGTTGCGGTGGCTCCACGTCATTACCGCGATCGCCTGGGTCGGTTCATCCTTCTACTTTGTGTTCCTGGACAGCAGCTTGACGCCGCCCGTGGATGACGACCTGAAGAAGCAGGGCGTTAACGGCGAACTCTGGGCTGTGCACGGTGGTGGTTTCTACCACCCCGTCAAGTTCAATGTGTCTCCTCCCAAGATGCCGGATCACCTGCACTGGTTCTACTGGGAAAGCTACACCACGTGGCTGTCCGGCTTTGCCCTGCTGACGGTCTCCTACCTCTGGAACGCCAATATCTATCTGGTCACTCCCGGCGACCCCAATGCCATGAGCACCGGCGCTGCCGTGGCTTCGGCTCTGGGCTTCCTGGTGGTTTTCTGGCTGCTGTATGACTTCATCTGCCGCACCTTCGGCCAGAAGAAGAATGGCGACGCCACCGTCGGTGCCATGGTTCTGGTTCTGGTGTGTATCGCAGCCTACCTGGCCTGCCACATCTTCCCCGGTCAGGCGGCCTTCCTGCTGATGGGCGCGATGATCGCGACGTCCATGAGCGCCAACGTGTTCTTCTGGATCATCCCTGGCCAGCGCAAGGTGGTGGCTTCGCTCAAGGCTGGTGAGCCTGTGGACCCACGTCACGGTCAACGTGCCAAGCAGCGCAGCGTGCACAACACCTATTTCACGCTGCCCGTGCTGTTCGCCATGCTGTCCAATCACTATGGCTGGTTGTACAGCCACAAGATGAACTGGCTGGTGCTGATCGGCATGATGTTTGCCGGTGCTGCCATTCGCCAGTTCTTCGTGATGCGCCACGGCTACAAGCTGGGTCGCAACAGCCACCCCTGGCCTTACGCTGCTGTCGGCGTAGCTGCTCTGCTGGCCGTGTTCGTCTGGCTCAAGCCCGCTCCTGTGGCTGCAACTGCTCCAGTGGCGGCTGCTCCCGCGGCACCCGCAGCCGGGCAGGCTGCAACTCCCGCAGCCCCTGCAGCTGAAGTGGCAACTCCTGCCGTCGAAGGCGCATCACCTGCTGCTGCTCCCGCAGCCGCTGGCGGCGAAGGCTTTGCCAAGGTCAATGCCATCTTCCAGCAGCATTGTGTGGTGTGCCACGGCACGGCCATCCAGCAAAAGGCGGTTCGTCTGGACTCCCCCGATGCGGTGAAGTCGCACGCCCAGCAGATCTACCAGCAGGTGGTTCAGCTGAAGAAGATGCCTTTCGGCAACCCTGCGGCTCTGTCGGATGACGAACGCAACCTGATCAAGACCTGGTACGAGTCCGGCGCTGCCGTGAACTGA
- a CDS encoding methyl-accepting chemotaxis protein, with translation MFNSLRARLIGICVAITTLSLLALALSTFFSVRSGTERSLDERISQLTKLHANDLAEWVRDKQRITSSLQQAVGKQEPVPFLLAAKQAGGFDDTYFVYASGAHVFAHPMPENYVGTERPWYKQAVQAGKPGVTPPYIDASTGKLTISFVEPVGPAGQYTAVVGTDMHLDTVTRKVNSIHATDKSFAFLLDGQSNILAYTKAELVMKPSSGIAPQLDAGLLQKLAQDGGSAEVDVNGATQLVYASRVDGTPWLLGVAVDKAEATAAARQLLQMEMLIAALCVAVAVALLSVSVNRLLRRLFVVRDALEDIASGEGDLTRRLDTAGKDELAQIATAFNRFTDKIAAVLLRIRQSSESVRIATSEIASGNQDLSSRTEQQASSLEETAAAMEQLTATVQQNAASARQASELASNASEVATQGGAVVGQVVQTMGGIESSARRIVDIIQVIDSIAFQTNILALNAAVEAARAGEQGRGFAVVASEVRQLAQRSAEAAKEIKVLIDDSVSQVSTGSRLVHKAGTTMQDVVDSVNRVTAIVAEISNASQEQSRGIAEVGSAVTQMDQSTQQNAALVEQATAAAQSLQQQAHQLAEVVAGFKLQAHDASDGTERLADLRLARTSSPRKTSTGQIRNTLASQGLEKDEEILSQT, from the coding sequence ATGTTCAACAGCCTGCGCGCTCGCCTGATCGGTATCTGTGTCGCCATCACCACGCTCTCCCTGCTTGCCCTGGCGCTCTCCACCTTTTTCTCGGTGCGCAGCGGTACCGAGCGCTCGCTCGACGAGCGCATAAGCCAGCTCACGAAGCTGCATGCCAATGATCTGGCCGAGTGGGTGCGAGACAAGCAGCGCATCACCAGCTCGCTGCAGCAGGCGGTGGGTAAGCAAGAGCCCGTGCCCTTTCTGTTGGCGGCCAAGCAGGCCGGTGGTTTCGACGACACTTATTTCGTCTATGCCAGCGGCGCCCATGTGTTCGCCCACCCCATGCCCGAGAACTATGTCGGTACGGAGCGCCCCTGGTACAAGCAGGCCGTGCAGGCCGGCAAGCCCGGTGTGACACCTCCCTACATCGATGCCAGCACCGGCAAGCTGACGATTAGCTTCGTCGAGCCCGTGGGGCCGGCCGGCCAGTACACGGCCGTGGTTGGCACGGACATGCATCTGGATACCGTGACGCGCAAGGTGAATTCCATCCACGCCACGGACAAGAGCTTTGCCTTCCTGCTGGACGGGCAGTCCAACATCCTGGCCTATACCAAGGCGGAACTGGTCATGAAGCCCTCCTCCGGCATCGCGCCGCAGCTTGATGCCGGGCTGCTGCAGAAACTGGCGCAGGACGGCGGCAGCGCCGAAGTGGACGTGAATGGCGCAACGCAGCTGGTCTATGCGTCCCGGGTAGACGGCACGCCCTGGCTGCTGGGCGTGGCCGTGGACAAAGCCGAGGCTACGGCAGCCGCACGCCAGCTGCTGCAGATGGAGATGCTGATCGCGGCGCTGTGCGTGGCGGTGGCCGTGGCGCTGCTGTCGGTCAGCGTGAACCGTCTACTGCGCCGCCTCTTCGTCGTGCGCGATGCGTTGGAGGATATCGCCTCGGGTGAGGGCGATCTGACGCGTCGCCTGGATACCGCGGGCAAGGACGAACTGGCCCAGATCGCCACGGCCTTCAACCGTTTCACCGACAAGATCGCTGCCGTGTTGCTGCGCATCCGCCAGTCCTCGGAGTCGGTGCGCATTGCCACCAGCGAGATCGCCAGCGGCAACCAAGACCTGTCCTCGCGCACTGAGCAGCAGGCCAGCTCGCTTGAAGAGACCGCTGCCGCTATGGAGCAGCTCACTGCCACTGTTCAGCAGAACGCGGCCAGCGCGCGCCAAGCCAGCGAGCTGGCGAGCAATGCCTCCGAAGTGGCCACACAAGGCGGCGCCGTGGTGGGCCAGGTGGTGCAGACCATGGGCGGCATCGAGTCCTCGGCGCGCCGTATCGTGGACATCATCCAGGTCATCGACTCCATTGCCTTCCAGACCAACATCCTGGCGCTGAATGCGGCCGTGGAGGCCGCGCGCGCCGGCGAGCAGGGCCGCGGCTTTGCCGTGGTGGCGTCCGAGGTGCGCCAGCTGGCTCAGCGTTCGGCCGAGGCTGCCAAGGAAATCAAGGTGTTGATCGACGATTCGGTGAGCCAAGTCAGCACGGGCAGCCGCCTCGTGCATAAGGCGGGCACCACCATGCAGGACGTGGTGGACAGTGTCAACCGCGTCACGGCCATCGTGGCCGAGATCAGCAATGCCAGCCAGGAACAAAGCCGGGGCATTGCCGAGGTCGGCAGCGCCGTTACCCAGATGGACCAGAGCACGCAGCAGAACGCCGCACTGGTGGAACAGGCCACGGCAGCGGCGCAGTCGCTGCAGCAGCAGGCGCACCAGTTGGCCGAAGTGGTAGCCGGCTTCAAGCTGCAGGCCCACGATGCGAGCGACGGCACCGAGCGGCTGGCCGATCTGCGGTTGGCTCGCACCTCGTCACCCCGCAAAACCTCGACAGGTCAAATTAGAAACACGCTTGCTTCCCAAGGCCTCGAGAAGGATGAGGAGATACTCTCTCAAACCTGA
- a CDS encoding aminotransferase class IV family protein, giving the protein MSNRPSNAATVQRNGRPATAEALGPLAFAGYAHFTALQVRDGKVRGLDLHLQRLHAASLTMFGCALTDEAIKSYLASALKTRNGGDFSLTATLYSSAGEFTPPGNDAPLHMLVRTSPPSDGPQGPLVLDIVNYERVVPEIKHVGEIAKTWFQRKAVEHGFDDAAFIDKQGRLSEGSIWNLVFWDGKSVVWPKAKMLRGTTMAIVMRQLKRLGVPQRFEEITIDSLTALQGAAVMNSWTPAVEVRRLGSANLPSVPDFLELLHRAFESEPLTAV; this is encoded by the coding sequence ATGAGCAACCGACCTTCCAATGCAGCGACCGTGCAGCGCAATGGGCGTCCTGCAACGGCAGAAGCATTAGGGCCGCTGGCTTTCGCAGGATATGCCCATTTCACCGCCCTGCAGGTGAGGGACGGCAAAGTGCGGGGCTTGGATTTGCATCTTCAGCGCTTGCATGCGGCTTCACTGACCATGTTCGGATGTGCCTTGACCGATGAGGCGATCAAAAGCTATCTGGCGTCTGCACTGAAGACGAGAAATGGCGGTGACTTCTCCTTAACCGCAACCCTCTATTCGTCTGCGGGCGAGTTCACGCCTCCCGGCAATGATGCACCGCTACACATGCTCGTGCGAACGTCGCCGCCATCCGATGGCCCGCAGGGACCGTTGGTGCTGGATATCGTGAACTACGAGAGAGTCGTTCCCGAAATCAAGCATGTTGGGGAGATTGCAAAAACATGGTTTCAGCGCAAGGCCGTTGAACATGGTTTTGATGATGCCGCGTTCATCGATAAACAAGGGAGACTGAGTGAGGGCAGCATCTGGAATCTGGTTTTCTGGGATGGTAAGAGCGTTGTATGGCCAAAGGCAAAAATGCTGCGAGGAACGACGATGGCCATCGTGATGCGCCAGTTGAAGCGCCTGGGAGTTCCGCAGCGTTTTGAGGAGATCACCATCGATTCGCTGACCGCGCTTCAAGGGGCCGCAGTCATGAACTCGTGGACTCCAGCTGTCGAAGTGCGCCGCCTTGGCTCTGCCAACCTTCCATCAGTGCCCGATTTCCTGGAATTGTTGCATCGCGCTTTTGAATCAGAGCCGTTGACAGCTGTTTGA
- a CDS encoding MerR family transcriptional regulator produces MLRYYEQQGLLRPARTEAHYRDYGEAELLAAMRIRQLNESGLKLNAIRILLPCMVDGPATFQPCDEIRSVLTDELAQLERKLHDLKESRDIVVGYLASLERAER; encoded by the coding sequence ATGTTGCGCTACTACGAGCAGCAAGGGCTACTGCGACCTGCCCGCACCGAAGCACACTATCGTGACTATGGAGAGGCAGAGCTTTTGGCGGCGATGCGTATTCGCCAGCTCAATGAATCAGGGCTGAAATTGAATGCAATCCGCATTCTGTTGCCCTGCATGGTTGATGGTCCTGCGACCTTCCAGCCTTGCGACGAAATCCGTTCCGTTCTCACCGACGAACTGGCTCAGCTTGAGAGAAAGCTCCATGATTTGAAAGAGAGTAGGGATATTGTGGTCGGCTACTTGGCATCGTTGGAACGAGCTGAACGCTAA
- a CDS encoding AAA family ATPase, with the protein MDFTHAGQALAIQSRIGSLHLICGKIAAGKSTLARQLASNPQTVLISEDGWLSQLYPDELQTISDYVRLSSRLRVAMEAHIVDLLRSGTSVVLDFPFNTLNARAWGRSIFEKAGAFHYLHFLDVPDEECKQRLRLRNLSGDHPFQTTDEQFEQITRHFVEPSSREGFNVVFHC; encoded by the coding sequence ATGGACTTCACTCATGCTGGACAAGCTTTGGCCATCCAGTCCAGGATCGGCTCGCTTCACCTCATCTGCGGAAAGATTGCTGCGGGCAAATCCACACTTGCCAGACAACTCGCATCCAATCCACAGACCGTTCTCATTAGCGAGGATGGCTGGTTGTCCCAGCTCTATCCCGATGAGCTTCAAACGATCTCGGACTACGTAAGACTCTCGAGCCGACTGCGAGTAGCCATGGAGGCGCATATCGTTGACCTTCTTAGGTCAGGAACCTCCGTAGTGCTGGACTTCCCTTTCAATACTCTCAACGCAAGGGCATGGGGACGCAGTATTTTTGAAAAGGCAGGAGCGTTTCATTACCTGCACTTTCTCGATGTACCGGACGAAGAATGCAAGCAGCGTTTACGACTTCGGAATTTATCTGGCGATCATCCATTTCAGACAACGGATGAGCAGTTTGAACAGATCACAAGGCACTTTGTTGAGCCATCGTCGCGAGAAGGCTTCAACGTGGTATTTCACTGCTAG
- a CDS encoding alpha/beta hydrolase family protein produces MKRLMLLGAVVLSAVAPRESAAQSNSSVRAADSMAEFCRKGQAQYPEGIARMHPSFKFNICWWLEDAGIEASTFDNIVGRLPENAGPSQAAWQATFSKPAQVHLARAHAAEERGESESASAEYKKAAFYLRMNRLPKQVPAADLQATERAYAVLGKPLQRIKFRTGEKDFIGYFRTLSTLGSSNKKPPVLVILGGLDNLKTEMIRHSDYFMGRGFATLIVENPDTGENPLGFRPESSAMLDTVADYIKTRHDLDTSRVAVYGWSMGGYLGTLGGLRNDFYQAIVNVGGPSDSSFGQEHCEKAPAWIVAPYTVFANMNPLTTPHQAMCEYYEAFQLSYQLKMPTAAQLRKPILMVNGAREDLVSRNEPASLAALGFNVTQLVFGDDGHTAESNMREHFEFTANWLMRRLKVGD; encoded by the coding sequence TTGAAACGCTTGATGCTCCTTGGAGCCGTCGTTCTTTCGGCGGTTGCTCCGCGCGAATCCGCTGCGCAGAGCAACTCCTCAGTCAGGGCAGCGGACAGCATGGCCGAGTTCTGCAGGAAAGGACAGGCGCAGTACCCGGAAGGCATCGCTCGCATGCATCCTTCGTTCAAGTTCAACATCTGTTGGTGGCTTGAGGATGCAGGCATCGAAGCGAGCACGTTCGATAACATCGTTGGAAGGTTGCCGGAGAACGCGGGGCCGTCGCAGGCGGCTTGGCAAGCGACTTTTAGCAAGCCTGCCCAGGTGCATCTGGCACGAGCGCATGCGGCCGAAGAGCGCGGCGAGAGCGAGAGTGCATCGGCCGAATACAAAAAGGCCGCGTTCTATCTGCGAATGAATCGACTGCCCAAGCAGGTCCCCGCTGCGGATCTGCAGGCAACCGAACGAGCTTACGCAGTCCTGGGAAAGCCGCTCCAGCGGATCAAATTCAGGACCGGCGAAAAGGATTTCATTGGCTACTTCCGAACACTGTCGACACTCGGCAGCAGCAATAAGAAGCCTCCGGTGCTGGTCATTCTCGGTGGCCTTGACAACCTGAAGACGGAGATGATCCGGCACAGCGACTACTTCATGGGCCGCGGGTTTGCGACCCTCATTGTGGAAAATCCAGACACCGGGGAGAACCCGCTGGGATTCCGTCCAGAGTCCTCTGCAATGCTGGACACGGTTGCGGACTACATCAAGACGCGCCACGACCTAGACACAAGCCGAGTGGCCGTGTACGGCTGGAGTATGGGGGGCTATTTGGGAACTCTTGGCGGGCTGCGAAACGACTTCTACCAAGCGATTGTCAATGTAGGCGGCCCTAGCGATTCGAGCTTCGGACAAGAGCATTGCGAGAAAGCGCCTGCATGGATCGTCGCTCCCTACACCGTGTTTGCCAACATGAATCCGCTGACGACACCTCATCAGGCGATGTGCGAATACTACGAAGCATTCCAACTCTCTTATCAATTGAAGATGCCCACCGCGGCGCAGTTGCGCAAACCCATCCTCATGGTGAACGGCGCCCGCGAAGATCTCGTATCCAGAAATGAGCCTGCCTCTCTTGCCGCTCTCGGCTTCAACGTGACGCAACTGGTCTTTGGAGATGACGGCCACACGGCGGAGTCGAACATGCGAGAGCACTTCGAGTTCACCGCGAACTGGCTCATGCGACGGCTAAAAGTCGGCGATTGA
- a CDS encoding SDR family oxidoreductase has translation MKKYSSPRSAFVTGATGLLGNNLVRELVARGVFVKALVRSETKGMQQFAGVKGVELVQGDMADVPAFSRALQGCDVVFHTAAFFRDNFKGGSHWEELKRINVDGTQQLIEQAYDAGIRRFVQTSSIAVLNGEPGAPIDETCLRDLADADDDYYRSKILADQVVSTFLDTHPDMHASFVLPGWMWGPADIGPTSSGQFVNDVVLGKLPGLLPGSFSVVDARDVAKAQISAAERGQRGERYLAAGRHMTMQELVPLVGQIAGIKTPTRNLPFLLLYLLAAAQELYAKISGQPILLSLATVRLMRKEAGRSHFIHTKSEQQLQLKFRPIEQTVADTVAWYRRHGWLPNASPQ, from the coding sequence ATGAAAAAGTACAGCAGTCCACGGTCCGCTTTTGTCACTGGCGCCACAGGCCTTCTCGGCAACAACCTTGTGCGTGAGCTAGTCGCGCGCGGCGTCTTCGTCAAGGCTCTCGTCCGTTCGGAAACCAAAGGTATGCAACAGTTCGCAGGAGTGAAAGGCGTGGAGCTGGTGCAGGGTGACATGGCAGATGTGCCCGCTTTCTCCAGGGCGCTGCAAGGATGTGACGTGGTGTTCCATACCGCAGCCTTCTTTCGAGACAACTTCAAAGGCGGCAGCCACTGGGAAGAGCTCAAACGCATCAATGTAGACGGCACACAGCAGCTTATCGAGCAGGCATACGACGCCGGCATCCGGCGCTTCGTTCAGACTTCATCCATCGCAGTGCTGAATGGCGAGCCGGGTGCGCCCATCGATGAGACTTGCCTGCGTGACCTAGCAGATGCTGACGACGACTATTACCGAAGCAAGATACTGGCCGATCAAGTCGTATCGACCTTTCTTGACACACATCCGGACATGCATGCGAGCTTTGTCTTGCCTGGCTGGATGTGGGGTCCTGCCGATATCGGCCCAACCTCGTCAGGACAATTTGTCAACGATGTGGTGCTTGGCAAATTGCCTGGGTTGCTGCCAGGGAGCTTCTCGGTTGTCGATGCTCGCGATGTAGCGAAGGCGCAAATTTCAGCTGCAGAGCGCGGCCAGCGCGGTGAGCGCTATCTGGCCGCTGGCCGCCACATGACGATGCAGGAATTGGTTCCCTTGGTGGGGCAGATCGCGGGCATCAAGACGCCGACACGCAACTTGCCTTTCCTGCTTCTGTATTTGCTGGCGGCGGCGCAGGAACTCTACGCGAAGATCAGCGGCCAACCCATCTTGCTCAGTTTGGCGACGGTGCGGCTCATGCGCAAGGAGGCAGGACGAAGTCATTTCATTCACACAAAGAGCGAGCAGCAGCTTCAATTGAAATTTCGCCCCATCGAGCAAACCGTTGCCGATACGGTCGCTTGGTATCGCCGCCATGGTTGGCTACCCAATGCGTCACCGCAATAA